Proteins found in one Macrobrachium nipponense isolate FS-2020 chromosome 4, ASM1510439v2, whole genome shotgun sequence genomic segment:
- the LOC135211366 gene encoding uncharacterized protein LOC135211366, with protein sequence MLRRARQSVYWLEIEGDLQHRRAQCTSCDEHAPSMPPEEMIHTPPAEYPFQQVVAGMFQIEGNVYMVYADRLTGWLEVAHFPCGATSNKISNHLRSYFSRWGVKVRLSSPQYPQSNSRAEAAVKPAKRLLRENTSKGGVLESDNTALAILQYLNTPLMEINKSPSCNGSPAA encoded by the coding sequence ATGCTTAGGAGGGCCAGGCAGTCAGTCTACTGGCTGGAAATAGAAGGAGACCTTCAGCATCGCCGTGCCCAATGCACCTCATGTGATGAACACGCCCCTTCAATGCCTCCTGAGGAAATGATACACACGCCGCCAGCAGAATACCCCTTCCAGCAAGTCGTCGCAGGTATGTTCCAAATAGAGGGCAATGTATACATGGTATACGCAGACAGACTAACCGGTTGGTTAGAAGTAGCTCACTTCCCCTGTGGTGCCACGTCCAACAAAATAAGCAATCACCTTCGATCCTATTTTTCACGTTGGGGAGTCAAGGTCCGCCTGTCGTCACCCCAGTATCCCCAGTCCAACAGtagggcagaagcagctgtcaaacCGGCAAAGAGGCTACTCCGAGAAAACACGTCAAAAGGTGGAGTCCTTGAATCAGACAACACGGCCCTGGCGATACTCCAATACCTCAACACGCCTCTGATGGAGATCAACAAGTCGCCATCTTGCAATGGGTCGCCAGCTGCGTGA